One Spiroplasma endosymbiont of Dioctria linearis DNA segment encodes these proteins:
- a CDS encoding type II toxin-antitoxin system antitoxin SocA domain-containing protein, whose amino-acid sequence MFFYSKDDYIDYVLNVIAKVKLKNNINKVTQIQIQKIIYIVYSYFLIFKSKIADIKFETWKWGPVIYKLWKSHTQYSKSNVPLIFNEKEDLKIANDFNSENLIIYEIIKFLLNLKYWDIVLICHEQTPWKKLYKPSKNNLITDQDILKFHNENNNNFFEYIDFIVKNVLK is encoded by the coding sequence ATGTTTTTTTATTCAAAAGATGATTATATTGATTATGTTCTTAATGTAATAGCAAAAGTTAAGTTGAAAAATAATATTAATAAAGTAACTCAAATTCAAATTCAAAAAATTATTTATATTGTGTATTCCTATTTTCTAATTTTTAAATCTAAAATAGCTGATATAAAATTTGAAACTTGAAAGTGAGGACCTGTAATTTATAAGTTATGAAAAAGTCACACCCAGTATTCAAAGTCAAATGTACCATTAATTTTTAATGAAAAAGAGGATCTTAAAATAGCTAATGATTTTAATAGTGAGAATTTAATTATCTATGAGATTATTAAATTTTTATTAAATTTAAAATATTGAGATATAGTTTTAATTTGTCATGAGCAGACCCCATGAAAAAAATTATATAAACCTAGTAAGAATAATTTAATTACTGACCAAGATATTTTGAAATTTCATAATGAAAACAATAATAATTTTTTTGAATATATAGATTTTATAGTTAAAAATGTTTTAAAATAA
- a CDS encoding phosphoglycerate kinase: MKKTLNDIQVSGKTVLVRVDFNVPLKDGVITDDNRIRAALPTINYLIEKGAKIVLFSHLSRIKEESDKVKKTLAPVAKKLEEISKKSVKFVSQTRGKELESAIKDLKAGEIILFENTRFEDVQNGELVKYESKNNKDLGKYWASLGDVFVNDAFGTAHRAHASNVGIASNISESCVGFLVQKELEMLAKGIDKPEHPFIAIIGGAKVSDKIGVIDNLLEKADKIIIGGGMAYTFFKAQGHNIGKSLCEEDKVSLAKQYLDKSNGKIILPIDSANNKDFKDTPATISGVDLPDDVMGLDIGPKSIKLFEDILKDAKTVAWNGPMGVFEFEHYNKGTLAVCEAIANLKNSFTLIGGGDSAAAAIQLGFKEKFTHISTGGGASLEYMEGKVLPGVEAIQNK; encoded by the coding sequence ATGAAAAAAACACTAAATGATATTCAAGTATCAGGTAAAACAGTTCTTGTTAGAGTTGATTTTAACGTACCATTAAAAGATGGAGTTATAACTGATGATAACCGTATTAGAGCAGCATTACCAACTATTAATTATTTAATTGAAAAGGGAGCTAAAATCGTCTTATTTTCACACTTAAGTAGAATAAAAGAAGAAAGCGATAAAGTTAAAAAAACTTTAGCACCAGTTGCAAAAAAACTAGAAGAGATATCAAAAAAATCAGTAAAATTTGTATCACAAACTAGAGGAAAAGAATTGGAATCAGCAATTAAAGATTTAAAAGCTGGAGAAATAATCTTATTTGAAAATACACGTTTTGAAGATGTTCAAAATGGAGAACTTGTAAAATATGAATCAAAAAATAACAAAGACTTAGGAAAATACTGAGCTAGTCTAGGAGATGTATTTGTAAATGACGCTTTTGGTACTGCTCATAGAGCTCATGCTTCAAATGTTGGTATAGCATCAAATATATCAGAAAGTTGTGTTGGATTCTTGGTTCAAAAAGAATTAGAAATGTTAGCAAAAGGAATTGATAAACCTGAGCATCCATTTATTGCAATAATTGGTGGAGCTAAGGTTTCTGATAAAATAGGAGTTATTGATAACTTATTAGAAAAAGCAGACAAAATTATTATTGGTGGTGGAATGGCATATACCTTCTTCAAAGCACAAGGGCATAATATTGGAAAATCATTATGTGAAGAAGATAAAGTTTCATTAGCAAAACAATATTTAGATAAATCTAATGGAAAAATTATTTTACCAATTGACTCTGCAAATAATAAGGATTTCAAAGATACACCTGCAACAATATCAGGAGTTGATTTACCTGATGATGTAATGGGATTAGATATTGGTCCAAAATCAATTAAACTATTTGAAGATATTTTAAAAGATGCAAAAACAGTGGCTTGAAATGGTCCAATGGGAGTATTTGAGTTTGAACATTATAATAAAGGAACTTTAGCTGTTTGTGAAGCAATTGCTAATTTAAAAAACTCATTTACATTAATTGGTGGAGGAGATTCAGCAGCAGCAGCAATTCAATTAGGATTTAAAGAAAAATTTACACATATTTCAACAGGTGGAGGAGCATCTTTAGAATATATGGAAGGAAAAGTTTTACCTGGAGTAGAAGCAATTCAAAATAAATAA
- a CDS encoding APC family permease, with protein MKTRKEQLGLFSIIWIGFTFIAGITFTASFSQIVLGGAGNDPEDGIGLHIIWLFLIEGLIAFMCAWAFAKLVKYHPQANGGGSQYVRTAFGKFWGLLIGFINYSVIPVIGMALIVTMVRANFGPLEQGQTGGLWLVGQDKNGDYGLFGEWGNLYLDLIAFALYIFAATIIFFGIKKYKYVGLIIGYMTWGITLLLMIFGLTAGFMNISLGNNPFDAYKDQKLTMNGFTKAFTTCFFAFGGIETFISTGKNIKNRARNMPIAIIVIMIATTLFYIVFSVITMFAIGGTFTGNPNTQLFPDNNFLRNFGPILIIICTILMRFNSSLQITLFGGSTLEPLSSQGYISPIFRKENKENVPVAGVLATMGLFVICAIMFLFIPDIIEGATKSPSPLNYGTIASCASILLIAIYGMIIPVVLVQGFKKKIKVEIWEYVAWFITLLFLVFILVSYFIGLANVKDVNGKIIIQGLVSSIFQLVYFVGIVIWAILQYFLYYKNKMKKMDPNSEMGKVISEYENFFRLLSDKEMADIRAEEIKNDQEYLEYKLSLKAEKLKNKTVSK; from the coding sequence ATGAAAACAAGAAAAGAACAATTAGGCCTTTTTTCAATAATATGAATTGGCTTTACTTTTATTGCTGGAATTACTTTTACAGCAAGTTTTAGTCAAATAGTACTTGGAGGAGCTGGAAATGATCCAGAAGATGGAATAGGTCTTCATATTATCTGATTATTTTTAATAGAAGGTTTAATAGCATTTATGTGTGCTTGAGCCTTTGCCAAATTAGTTAAATATCATCCCCAAGCAAATGGAGGAGGAAGCCAATATGTTAGGACAGCATTTGGTAAATTCTGAGGATTATTAATTGGTTTTATCAACTATTCAGTTATTCCAGTAATTGGTATGGCTTTAATAGTTACAATGGTTAGAGCTAACTTTGGTCCACTTGAACAAGGACAAACTGGTGGTTTATGACTTGTTGGTCAAGACAAAAATGGAGATTATGGACTATTTGGAGAATGAGGAAATCTATACTTAGATTTAATTGCCTTTGCTCTTTATATCTTTGCAGCAACAATTATATTTTTTGGAATAAAAAAATATAAGTATGTTGGATTAATTATAGGATATATGACATGAGGAATTACACTATTATTAATGATTTTTGGGCTAACTGCTGGATTTATGAATATAAGTCTAGGAAATAACCCTTTTGATGCTTATAAAGATCAAAAACTAACTATGAATGGCTTTACTAAAGCTTTTACAACTTGTTTCTTTGCTTTTGGTGGAATAGAAACATTTATATCAACAGGTAAGAATATTAAAAATAGAGCAAGAAATATGCCAATTGCAATTATAGTTATAATGATTGCAACAACTCTTTTCTACATAGTATTCTCTGTAATTACAATGTTTGCAATTGGTGGAACATTTACTGGAAATCCAAACACTCAATTATTTCCAGACAATAATTTTTTAAGAAATTTTGGACCAATACTAATTATTATTTGTACAATCCTAATGAGATTTAATTCTTCATTACAAATAACATTATTTGGAGGTTCAACTCTTGAACCTCTATCAAGTCAAGGATACATTTCACCAATTTTTAGAAAAGAAAATAAAGAAAATGTTCCAGTTGCTGGGGTTTTAGCAACAATGGGATTATTTGTAATCTGTGCAATTATGTTCTTATTTATTCCAGATATTATTGAAGGAGCTACAAAGTCACCTTCTCCATTAAATTATGGAACAATTGCAAGTTGTGCATCAATTCTTTTAATTGCAATCTATGGAATGATTATTCCAGTTGTACTAGTTCAAGGATTTAAAAAGAAAATAAAAGTTGAAATATGAGAATACGTAGCTTGATTTATTACTCTACTATTCTTAGTATTTATACTAGTTTCATACTTCATTGGATTAGCTAATGTAAAAGATGTAAATGGTAAAATTATTATCCAAGGATTAGTAAGCAGTATCTTCCAATTAGTATACTTCGTAGGTATTGTCATATGAGCAATATTACAATACTTCTTATACTATAAAAATAAAATGAAAAAAATGGACCCAAATTCAGAAATGGGTAAAGTTATTTCAGAATATGAAAATTTCTTTAGACTTTTAAGTGATAAAGAAATGGCAGATATTAGAGCTGAAGAAATAAAAAATGATCAAGAGTATCTAGAATACAAATTAAGTTTAAAAGCAGAAAAATTAAAAAATAAAACAGTTTCAAAATAG
- a CDS encoding ribonuclease J has translation MEDKKQESLQQVKSVVANLEKKIEIKKLADNINPPKKKIQQAPFPTKVFALGGLEEVGKNTYCIEYDNEIIMIDAGVKFPDATQLGVSAVIPDFSYLVENNSKLKGLFITHGHEDHIGGIPYLLQQVEVPVIYAPALAAALIRDRLKEYKLQNKTVVREYTENDVYSTVNFTIQFAAVNHSIPDAFGVHVQTPNGAIFSTGDYKFDWTPLGHDANVQRLATWGNDGIELLMADSTNAEVEGYTIGERKVIQNIDTLFLKSKGRIIIASFASNVHRLQHIIELANKYGRRIVVIGRSIERIIKIIRQMGHLNINDKMFIKPHEIDNFPKNQIMILCTGSQGEPMAALSRISRMEHQTIKIIPGDTVIMSSSPIPGNRADVENVINKLTRIGANVIENSGDNKIHTSGHASQEEQKLLFTLLKPRCFMPMHGEYRMLKIHGETAMKVNVKPHNVFVVANGDQIELHNGVGQLGKRVPAEAVFIDGKDMTGKASNVIRERNILSKDGLMAVIISIDSQVNKLSAPPRIVSRGSFYVRDSGNVISESINIVTNAVQEVLKSPKPTFGAIKNAIKESLSPFIFRYKRRNPLIIPVILNKKIEVNK, from the coding sequence ATGGAAGACAAAAAACAAGAGTCTCTACAACAGGTAAAAAGCGTAGTTGCAAATTTAGAGAAAAAAATTGAAATAAAAAAATTGGCTGATAATATAAATCCGCCAAAGAAAAAAATACAACAAGCACCCTTTCCTACTAAAGTATTTGCTTTAGGTGGTTTAGAAGAAGTTGGTAAAAATACTTACTGTATCGAATATGATAATGAAATTATTATGATTGATGCTGGGGTTAAATTTCCCGATGCTACACAATTAGGTGTTAGTGCTGTAATTCCTGATTTCAGTTATTTAGTAGAAAATAACTCAAAATTAAAAGGATTATTTATTACTCATGGTCACGAAGATCATATTGGGGGAATCCCTTATCTACTTCAACAAGTTGAGGTACCAGTAATTTATGCACCAGCTTTGGCAGCTGCATTAATTAGAGATAGATTAAAAGAATACAAGTTACAAAATAAAACAGTTGTTAGAGAGTATACTGAAAATGATGTTTATTCAACAGTAAATTTCACTATTCAATTTGCGGCAGTAAATCACTCAATACCCGATGCTTTTGGAGTTCATGTGCAAACACCTAATGGTGCTATTTTCTCAACAGGAGATTATAAATTTGACTGAACACCTTTAGGCCATGATGCTAATGTACAAAGATTGGCAACATGAGGAAATGATGGAATTGAGTTATTAATGGCAGATTCAACAAATGCTGAAGTTGAAGGTTATACAATTGGTGAAAGAAAAGTTATTCAAAATATTGATACACTTTTCTTAAAATCAAAAGGAAGAATTATCATTGCTTCATTTGCTTCAAACGTTCATAGATTACAACATATTATTGAACTTGCAAATAAGTATGGTAGAAGAATTGTTGTTATTGGTAGAAGTATTGAAAGAATTATTAAAATAATTAGACAAATGGGTCATTTAAACATTAATGATAAAATGTTTATTAAACCCCATGAAATTGATAACTTCCCTAAAAACCAAATAATGATTTTATGTACAGGAAGTCAAGGAGAACCGATGGCTGCTCTATCTAGAATATCTAGAATGGAACATCAAACAATAAAAATAATTCCTGGTGATACTGTAATTATGTCTTCATCACCTATTCCTGGTAATAGAGCTGATGTGGAAAATGTAATTAACAAACTAACAAGAATTGGTGCTAATGTTATTGAAAACAGTGGAGATAACAAAATTCATACTTCTGGACACGCAAGTCAAGAAGAACAGAAATTATTATTTACTTTACTAAAACCAAGATGTTTTATGCCAATGCATGGTGAATATAGAATGTTAAAAATCCATGGTGAAACAGCAATGAAAGTTAATGTTAAACCTCATAACGTATTTGTTGTTGCAAATGGAGATCAAATTGAATTACATAATGGTGTTGGTCAGCTTGGTAAAAGAGTACCAGCTGAAGCAGTATTTATTGATGGAAAAGATATGACAGGAAAAGCAAGTAATGTTATTAGAGAAAGAAATATTCTAAGTAAAGATGGTTTAATGGCTGTCATTATCTCAATAGACTCACAAGTTAATAAATTATCAGCTCCTCCTAGAATTGTTTCTAGAGGAAGTTTCTATGTAAGAGACAGTGGAAATGTTATTTCTGAATCAATAAACATAGTTACAAATGCCGTACAAGAAGTTCTTAAATCACCAAAGCCTACCTTTGGTGCTATTAAGAATGCAATAAAGGAATCATTATCACCTTTCATCTTTAGATATAAAAGAAGAAATCCTTTAATTATTCCAGTTATTTTAAATAAAAAAATAGAGGTTAATAAATAA
- the def gene encoding peptide deformylase gives MKLDIKKDLLQSQLPTNKWLWKDNQPEIIRNKSLDVELPLSKENDLVMRKLIDFVRYSQDPDLNKKENEDYLRPAVGLAAPQIGSNTNMFFARFEWDVENGDVEEYAIINGKITANSDQITYLSDGEGCLSVDKDHKGLVPRSYKIQVEGYDWFKQEYIELTLRGYHAIVFQHELEHNQGKLYYDRINKENPNYNEENWIVI, from the coding sequence ATGAAATTAGATATAAAAAAGGACTTATTGCAATCACAATTACCAACAAATAAATGATTGTGAAAAGATAATCAACCAGAAATTATTAGAAATAAGTCGTTAGACGTTGAATTACCGTTAAGTAAAGAAAATGATTTAGTAATGAGAAAATTAATTGATTTTGTAAGATATAGTCAAGATCCTGATTTAAATAAAAAAGAAAATGAAGATTACTTGCGTCCAGCAGTTGGACTAGCAGCTCCTCAGATTGGAAGCAATACTAATATGTTTTTTGCAAGATTTGAATGAGATGTTGAAAATGGAGATGTAGAAGAATATGCAATAATAAATGGAAAAATAACTGCAAATAGTGACCAAATTACTTATTTAAGTGATGGTGAGGGTTGTTTGAGTGTAGATAAAGACCATAAAGGTTTAGTACCAAGAAGTTATAAAATTCAAGTTGAGGGGTATGACTGATTCAAGCAAGAATATATTGAATTAACTTTAAGAGGATATCATGCTATTGTTTTTCAACACGAATTGGAACATAATCAAGGAAAACTTTATTATGATCGAATTAATAAGGAAAATCCCAATTATAATGAGGAAAATTGAATAGTAATTTAG
- the rsmD gene encoding 16S rRNA (guanine(966)-N(2))-methyltransferase RsmD, with translation MYNIKSKGKIKMKVISGRFRGRKLVTLDGMNTRPTITRVKEDMFNVLNNYFIFDNKICLDLFGGSGALSLEALSRGIKFAFVNDHYKPALEIIKKNFTGLNNEEYELFNFDYKKMLSYLTSINKSVDLIFFDPPFAKVEYYTEFLKYISENQLLNNYGILIMESELKLDVREMSTLNLLKYKDFKNKHLYILRLEKESL, from the coding sequence TTGTATAATATAAAAAGCAAAGGAAAAATTAAAATGAAAGTTATTAGCGGGCGCTTTAGAGGTAGAAAATTAGTTACATTGGATGGAATGAATACAAGACCAACAATTACAAGAGTTAAAGAAGATATGTTTAATGTTTTAAATAATTATTTTATTTTTGATAACAAAATTTGTTTAGATTTATTTGGTGGAAGTGGAGCTTTGTCACTTGAAGCATTGTCACGAGGAATAAAGTTTGCCTTTGTAAATGACCACTATAAACCAGCTTTAGAAATCATTAAAAAAAATTTTACAGGATTAAATAATGAAGAATATGAGTTATTTAACTTTGATTACAAAAAAATGCTTAGTTATTTAACATCTATAAATAAGAGTGTAGATTTAATTTTTTTTGACCCCCCATTTGCTAAAGTAGAATACTACACAGAATTTCTCAAATACATTTCTGAGAATCAATTGCTAAATAATTATGGTATATTAATTATGGAATCGGAATTAAAGTTAGATGTTAGGGAAATGTCGACTCTAAATCTTTTAAAATATAAGGATTTTAAAAATAAGCATCTCTATATTTTAAGGCTAGAAAAGGAGAGTTTATAG
- the gmk gene encoding guanylate kinase, which translates to MEKKQGKIIILSGPSGVGKGTINKELAQDKSLNLVQSISMTTRAPRPEEIDGVNYYFVDKDAFKDAIQHNELIEYAEFINNYYGTPRKVVYDKIAKGENVVLEIEVIGATQVLKKEKPENLVSIFLMPPSLKALEQRLRKRGTEKEEIIKQRLDKALLEIPLKHKYQYVIEIDSVENAVAKVKEVLTKENTLSIDPSESKYFKLKNKVSEIVTGQYQYFVNNWKENVEKVGGEEISENFDFKNYLVELLTNKTYAHVLASQDLNVLENSSFVEATVEQFMIDVNFFSIEQKEF; encoded by the coding sequence GTGGAAAAAAAACAAGGTAAAATCATAATTTTATCAGGACCATCGGGAGTAGGAAAAGGAACAATTAATAAAGAGTTAGCACAAGATAAATCATTGAATTTAGTACAATCAATTTCTATGACAACTCGTGCTCCTAGACCAGAAGAAATTGATGGAGTTAATTATTATTTTGTTGATAAGGATGCATTTAAAGATGCAATTCAACACAATGAGTTAATTGAATATGCAGAATTTATTAATAATTATTATGGTACTCCAAGAAAAGTTGTTTATGACAAAATTGCAAAGGGAGAAAATGTAGTTTTAGAAATAGAAGTTATTGGTGCTACACAAGTTTTAAAAAAAGAGAAGCCAGAAAATCTGGTATCAATTTTTTTAATGCCTCCGAGTTTAAAAGCTTTAGAACAAAGATTAAGAAAACGAGGAACTGAAAAGGAAGAAATTATTAAACAAAGATTAGATAAGGCTTTATTAGAAATTCCATTAAAACATAAATATCAATATGTTATTGAAATTGATAGTGTTGAAAATGCTGTTGCTAAAGTTAAAGAAGTTTTAACAAAAGAAAATACATTAAGTATTGATCCAAGCGAAAGTAAATATTTTAAATTAAAAAATAAGGTAAGTGAGATTGTTACTGGACAATATCAATATTTTGTAAATAATTGAAAAGAAAATGTTGAAAAAGTAGGTGGAGAAGAAATTAGTGAGAACTTTGATTTTAAAAATTATTTAGTTGAGTTATTAACTAATAAAACATATGCACATGTACTAGCAAGTCAAGATTTAAATGTATTAGAAAACTCAAGTTTTGTTGAAGCAACTGTGGAGCAATTTATGATTGATGTTAATTTCTTTAGTATTGAACAAAAGGAATTTTAA
- the rsmB gene encoding 16S rRNA (cytosine(967)-C(5))-methyltransferase RsmB: MNSRKEALSILFEVFKNNKFSNKLLSNLIQTKAMSKEDIAFVFKLVYGTIQYKIYLEYVVNKIINPNKTDFKIQILLWMNLYQLKFLKSKAYYVINESVNIAKLINKNYAGLVNKVSKKLEDKELWEVNIKNKQNIFPLENGFPFWLYKKISGDYSKSQAEEFILNSNIESKISLRLNTLKISIKNFEEKYMEKYNLEKSKLIEYFYLTNKNIINQEIFLKGYVTVQDQSSGYASYILNPKPFSKVLDMCSAPGGKLTHLAQIMENSGEIKAYELQENKIHLIEQNLSRLGVKNVILECKNALEISEEKYDFILLDAPCSGYGVIRQKPEIKLKKYSELENLELILLQSQLLEKAYNCAKVDTEIVYSTCTINKKENEEQISNFLLRHKDIKKIYEKVFFGNEYDNDGFYICKMKRI, translated from the coding sequence ATGAACTCAAGAAAAGAGGCACTAAGTATTTTGTTTGAGGTATTTAAGAATAATAAATTCTCAAATAAATTACTTAGTAATCTAATTCAAACAAAGGCTATGTCAAAAGAAGACATAGCCTTTGTTTTCAAATTGGTATATGGAACTATTCAATACAAAATTTATTTAGAGTATGTAGTTAATAAAATAATTAACCCAAATAAAACAGATTTTAAAATTCAAATACTTCTCTGAATGAATTTATATCAATTAAAATTTTTAAAGTCTAAAGCCTATTATGTAATTAATGAATCTGTAAATATTGCAAAATTAATTAATAAAAATTATGCAGGATTAGTAAATAAAGTTTCAAAAAAACTTGAAGATAAAGAACTTTGAGAAGTAAATATTAAAAATAAGCAAAATATTTTTCCACTAGAAAATGGATTTCCATTTTGACTATATAAAAAAATTTCAGGAGATTATTCAAAATCTCAAGCAGAGGAATTTATTTTAAATTCAAATATTGAAAGTAAAATTAGTTTGAGATTAAATACCTTAAAAATATCAATAAAAAATTTTGAAGAAAAGTATATGGAAAAATATAATTTAGAAAAATCAAAGCTAATTGAATATTTTTACTTAACTAATAAAAATATTATTAATCAAGAAATATTTTTAAAAGGTTATGTTACAGTTCAAGACCAATCAAGTGGATATGCTTCTTATATATTAAATCCAAAACCATTTTCAAAAGTTTTGGATATGTGTAGTGCACCTGGCGGTAAATTAACTCACCTTGCTCAAATAATGGAAAATAGCGGCGAAATTAAGGCGTATGAACTGCAAGAGAACAAAATACATTTAATAGAACAAAATCTCTCTAGATTAGGAGTCAAAAATGTAATTTTAGAATGTAAAAATGCTCTGGAAATTTCAGAAGAGAAATATGATTTTATTTTATTGGATGCACCTTGCTCAGGTTATGGAGTTATTAGACAAAAGCCTGAAATTAAATTAAAAAAGTATAGTGAGCTAGAAAATTTAGAACTTATTTTATTACAATCTCAACTACTAGAAAAAGCATATAATTGTGCAAAAGTAGATACTGAAATAGTGTATTCAACTTGTACCATTAATAAGAAAGAAAATGAAGAGCAAATCAGTAATTTCTTATTAAGACATAAAGATATTAAAAAAATATATGAAAAAGTATTTTTTGGAAATGAATATGATAATGATGGATTTTATATTTGTAAAATGAAAAGAATTTAA